The genomic stretch GAACTTCCGCCTGTTCCTGGTCAAGGGTATGCACCCGGTGCACCGTGCGGTGTTCCTGACGGGCGTGATGTCCTACCTGTCGGCACCGCTGTGGTTCTTCTTCCTGGTGCTGTCGACAGCGCTGCTGGCGGTCAACACGCTGATGGAGCCGCAGTACTTCCTGGAACCGCGCCAGTTGTATCCGCTGTGGCCACAATGGCACCCGGACAAAGCCATCGCGCTGTTCTCGACCACCATCGTGCTGCTGTTCCTGCCGAAGTTGTTGAGCATCATCCTGATCTGGGCCAAGGGCGCGAAAGAGTTCGGCGGCAAGTTCAAGGTCACCCTGTCGATGCTCCTGGAGATGCTGTTCTCCATGTTGCTGGCGCCGGTGCGGATGATTTTCCACACCCGGTTTGTGCTCGCCGCGTTCCTCGGTTGGGCCGCGACCTGGAACTCGCCACAGCGTGACGATGACTCCACGCCCTGGAGCGAGGCAGTCAAGCGTCACGGTCCACAGACCCTGCTGGGCTTCTTCTGGGCCTTGCTGGTGATCTGGCTGAACCCGAGCTTCCTGTGGTGGCTGGTGCCGATCGTCGGTTCGTTGATGCTGTCGATCCCGGTGTCGGTGATCTCCAGCCGTGTGGGCCTGGGCCTGAAGTCCCGTGACGAGAGCCTGTTCCTGATTCCTGAGGAATACAATCCGCCACAGGCCTTGCTGGCGACCGACCAGTACACCCACGAGAACCGCTGGCACGCCCTGAACGACGGCTTCATCCGCGCCGTGGTCGATCCGCAGCAGAACGCCCTGGCGTGTGCGTTGGCGACTTCGCGTCACGGTCAGGCCGAGCCGATCGAGTGGTTGCGCACCGAGCGGGTACGCCATGCGTTGAAAGTCGGCCCGGCCGGCTTGAACAACCATGAGCGCCTGCAGTTGCTTAGCGACCCGGTCGCCCTGGCTCGCCTGCATGAGCAGGTCTGGAGCGAAGGCCACGCCGACTGGCTGGACGCCTGGCGGGCTTCGGTGAAAGCCGACCCCCATGCGCCGCTGTTGCCGCTCAAGCCCTTGAGCTTGCAGGCACAACCGGCCTGATAAAAAAAGCCCAGCACTAAGCTTAATGCTGTTCACTTAAGCGGAGCAGCCTTACGGTCCACTGGGAACCGGGTCTTTGAAATCTTCACCGTCCTTGGCCTCGAAGGCCTGGGGCGGTGATCCAGAAACAATCCCCCGATACCTGCCCTCAGTTCCGCCAAGCGTCTCCCTGTCGCTGAAACTGGATTGGCTGCTGCCATCACGATCAATTGCACGGCGATGTACTGACAGGCCGGTTTGAAACGGATGTCCGAAGGCGCTCGACCAAACGCCACCGCCGCTTGGCTCGCTTCCCGGCGAATCACGTTGTAAGCCAGCAACAGCCCCCACACTTCCTGATAGATCAGCTCGATTTTTTTGCTGCGCAAGGTCATTGCGTTCTGTTGCATTGAACTCTTGATGTCCCTGAAACCCAACTCGATCTCCCAACGCTCCTGATAAAGTTTGGCAACAGCCTTAGTGGTGTAGGTCTTGGCCGGCAAGGACGTCATGACGGTTTTCACTTTGCCTTGAATTTCATAGCTGACTTCGCGTACCTCCCAGTGCGAGGGAAGAGTCGGATTTCGCTTTCTGGCCTGTGGCGAGACTTTCATACGCACCAAACGGTCGCGCTGGTTGTAGCGGGCCACTTCCTCGCAGACCAGTCCCTTTTTTGCCGGGATCAACCAATGACGGCTGGTGCCCGTTCTACTTAGGCTCAACAGCAGCTCCGCGCCCCAGAACCCTTTGTCGAACAGCGTCACCGAGTGGTCGGGAATCTGCTGCAAAAACTCGTCGGCCAGGCGCATTTCACTGCGTCGGTAGGGGCTCAATTGTGCATCTAGGATCACGTGCGAACGCACATTCATTAGCGCCACCAGGCGCAGCATCGGAAACGGTGTCTGGCGATCGCTGGGGGTGTTTCCCGACCCGAAGTGATCTCGAAGCTCGGGCGTATCCGGGGTGCGAAAAAGCGCACCGTCCACCGCGAAAACCTGCAAATTATGCCAGGCATCATCGTCATAGCGCTCTGCGCCCCAATGGTTGCCGGTCTTACGGAACAACCACTCAACAGGATCGGCGCCGAGCCGTTTACGAGCTTCGGTTACACCACTGCGCGCCAGCAAATGGTCAGAGGCCAGGCCTTGGGCGCAGATGTTCAAACGCCTGGCCACCTCGTGAACCGGCTCGTCACGAAATAACGCCATGCCAAGCACTAGCCACAGCACTTGATCAGCGGGCAGGCGCCGCCGGCGAATGGTCGCCTGACTGGAGAGGTCGAGCGCAGACGCTACCCACTCGATGGGAATGTTTTGGGTGAAGGTGCTCAGGTCGCAGAAGTTAAAAAGGTCGTCGAGGTCGAGCAGGTCCTGTTGAACAGACATAAAAAATCCGATGCCAGAGGTCTGGCATCGGATTTTCTAGGAAGCCCGGCGTGAGCTCAAATGCTTAAGTGAACAGCATTACGCCGAACCGCGGGGCTTTTTTTTGGTTCTTCACGGAATCCCGGGAAACACAGAAACAAGAACGCCGATTTGATTGATGATGTTCGTGCGAGCAAACACATCTAACAAAACGGCGTTCTTATGCGCGATATTAATACTTTCCTTCCTTTTTGGGAGGGCTTTTCTGTCGTCACCATCAAGCCTGATGGCGACGCGCTTCAGATCGACCTGATTCCCCACGCCACCCGGTTCCCTTCCTGTAGCGGCTGCCAAAAACCCTGTTCAACCACGCATGAGTATTGCGAGCGGACCGTCCGCGATTTACCGATTCTCGGCCGTGCGGTGCGCCTCAGCGTGTTGCTCAGGCGTGTTGGCTGTCGTGACTGCGGTAAACGTATGGAGGCCGTCAGTTGGCTGGACCGCTATGCCCGCATGACGCGGCGTCTGGCCGAGGCGGTCATTCAAGCCTGCGAGCGCCTTCCCACACTGCACGTGGCTCAACTGTTTGGGCTGCACTGGGACACCGTTCGGTTGCTGGAGCGTCGAGCCTTGCAAGCGGCGTTGAGCGTTTTGCCAAAGGCGCAACCGCGACGTCTGGTGATGGACGAGTTCGCCCTGTTCAAAGGTCATCGTTACGCCAGCGTGGTGCTGGATGCGGATACACGACGAGTGCTGTGGATCGGTGAAGGTCGCAGCCGAGCAGCGATCAGGCCTTTCTTCGAAGAACTGGGGCCAGAGGGTTGTGCTCGAATCGAAGCGGTGGCGATGGACATGAACACCGCTTTTGACCTGGAGGTTCGTCAGCACTGTCCCAACGCGCGAGTGGTCTACGACCTCTTCCATGTGGTGGCCAAATATGGCCGAGAGGTGATTGATCGGGTCCGCGTCGACGAGGCTAACCGGTTGCGTCACGACAAGCCTGCCCGCAAGGTCATCAAGCAGGCGCGATGGCTGTTGCTGCGCAATCCGCAGAACTTGAAAACGCCGGAACAACAGGTCCGCCTGGAGGATCTACTGGCGGCCAACCAAGCGTTGATGACGGTCTACTTGATGAAGGCTGAACTCAAAACACTCTGGACCCCGAGTACTGCCTGGGGTTGGCGATCGGCCTGGAAGCAATGGCTGCGCCATGCGCACGAAAGCGAAATACCAGCTCTGATCCAGTTCGCCAAACGGCTAAAGGGTTACTGGCGGGGCATCGTCAGCCGGGTTCGCTGGCCGATGCACACCGGTCAGTTGGAAGGAATAAACAATCGAATAAAGGTCATCAAGCGGATGGCGTACGGTTACCGGGACAGCGAATTCTTTTTCATGAAGATCAAGAGCGTCTTTCCCGGTAATCCGTGAAGAACCTTTTTTTTGCCTGAAACTTCGTAACCACTTGTGCAAACGGCCGAGTGCGTTAGCATCGCTCCCTTCTTTGGTGTGCCCGGACAACCTTTGTGTCCGTATCGGTCGTTTTCCACAAGAAAGCGTTCGATTGCGCGCCTTACTACAAAAAGATTGGGGACTTTGATGATGAAGAAGTATCTCTCGATGCTGATGCTCGGCGTCTCGGCACTGGTAGCAGTCAACGCGGCGCAGGCCGGCGCCATCGACGATGCAGTCAAGCGTGGCACGTTGAAAGTCGGCATGGATCCGACCTACATGCCGTTTGAAATGACCAACAAGCGCGGCGAAATCATTGGCTTCGAAGTCGACCTGCTCAAAGCCATGACCAAGGCCATGGGCGTCAAGCTGGAACTGGTATCCACCGGTTACGATGGCATCATCCCGGCCTTGCTGACCGACAAGTTCGACATGATCGGCAGCGGCATGACCCTGACCCAGGAACGCAACCTGCGCCTGAACTTCAGCGAACCCTTCATCGTGGTCGGCCAGACGCTGCTGATCCGCAAGGAGCTGGAAGGCACCATCAAGTCCTATAAAGACCTGAACAGCGCTGACTACCGCATCACCTCCAAGCTCGGCACCACGGGCGAAATGGTCGCCAGGAAGCTGATGTCCAAAGCCAAGTACCACGGCTACGACAACGAACAGGAAGGTGTGCTCGACGTGGTCAACGGCAAGGCTGACGCCTTTGTCTACGACGCACCGTACAACGTGGTGGCAGTGAACAAGGTCGGCAACGGCAAGCTGGTGTTCCTCGACAAGCCGTTCACCTACGAGCCACTGGCTTTCGGCCTGAAGAAGGGCGACTACGACAGCCTGAACTTCATCAACAACTTCCTGCACCAGATCCACGAAGACGGCACCTACGATCGTATTCATGACAAGTGGTTCAAAGACACCGCTTGGCAGAAAGACATGGAATAAGGCTTGGTCAGATAGACCGAGTCGCCTCAATCGCTGGCAAGCCAGCTCCCACAGGTTCAGCGTTGGACACAAAAATGCTGCTCACCTGGACCATTGTGGGAGCGGGCTTGCCCGCGATGACGGCCTGACAGGCAACATACATCCCGGAACCCGCAATGAAACATAAAAAAGCCCAATGGCCCTGGCACGTCCTGACCGTGCTGGTGCTGGTCGGCATGGCCGGCGCGTTGTACTACGCCACCTCGCTGATGTCCTACGAATGGCGCTGGAACCGCGTGCCGCAGTACTTCGCCTATCACGCCGAAGACACCCAGCGTGCCGCCGACATCTCCACCGTCAGCGAACTGGTGCGCAAAGGTGACAAAGCTGAGGTGACCCTGCGCAACGACGCCGGCACCGAGCAAGTGCTGACGGTCGACGACAACAGCCTGCAAGTGGCCCGTGGCGACGATGTGGCCGAAG from Pseudomonas sp. S04 encodes the following:
- a CDS encoding IS4 family transposase — translated: MSVQQDLLDLDDLFNFCDLSTFTQNIPIEWVASALDLSSQATIRRRRLPADQVLWLVLGMALFRDEPVHEVARRLNICAQGLASDHLLARSGVTEARKRLGADPVEWLFRKTGNHWGAERYDDDAWHNLQVFAVDGALFRTPDTPELRDHFGSGNTPSDRQTPFPMLRLVALMNVRSHVILDAQLSPYRRSEMRLADEFLQQIPDHSVTLFDKGFWGAELLLSLSRTGTSRHWLIPAKKGLVCEEVARYNQRDRLVRMKVSPQARKRNPTLPSHWEVREVSYEIQGKVKTVMTSLPAKTYTTKAVAKLYQERWEIELGFRDIKSSMQQNAMTLRSKKIELIYQEVWGLLLAYNVIRREASQAAVAFGRAPSDIRFKPACQYIAVQLIVMAAANPVSATGRRLAELRAGIGGLFLDHRPRPSRPRTVKISKTRFPVDRKAAPLK
- a CDS encoding ISL3 family transposase; amino-acid sequence: MKPDGDALQIDLIPHATRFPSCSGCQKPCSTTHEYCERTVRDLPILGRAVRLSVLLRRVGCRDCGKRMEAVSWLDRYARMTRRLAEAVIQACERLPTLHVAQLFGLHWDTVRLLERRALQAALSVLPKAQPRRLVMDEFALFKGHRYASVVLDADTRRVLWIGEGRSRAAIRPFFEELGPEGCARIEAVAMDMNTAFDLEVRQHCPNARVVYDLFHVVAKYGREVIDRVRVDEANRLRHDKPARKVIKQARWLLLRNPQNLKTPEQQVRLEDLLAANQALMTVYLMKAELKTLWTPSTAWGWRSAWKQWLRHAHESEIPALIQFAKRLKGYWRGIVSRVRWPMHTGQLEGINNRIKVIKRMAYGYRDSEFFFMKIKSVFPGNP
- a CDS encoding transporter substrate-binding domain-containing protein, whose translation is MKKYLSMLMLGVSALVAVNAAQAGAIDDAVKRGTLKVGMDPTYMPFEMTNKRGEIIGFEVDLLKAMTKAMGVKLELVSTGYDGIIPALLTDKFDMIGSGMTLTQERNLRLNFSEPFIVVGQTLLIRKELEGTIKSYKDLNSADYRITSKLGTTGEMVARKLMSKAKYHGYDNEQEGVLDVVNGKADAFVYDAPYNVVAVNKVGNGKLVFLDKPFTYEPLAFGLKKGDYDSLNFINNFLHQIHEDGTYDRIHDKWFKDTAWQKDME